One Malus domestica chromosome 11, GDT2T_hap1 genomic region harbors:
- the LOC103416553 gene encoding GDSL esterase/lipase At3g26430-like isoform X1, producing MKSQFSKLLVATAMLMFLSVSLAASSSPCKFPAIFNFGDSNSDTGGLSALFGQARLPHGESYFHSPAGRYCDGRLVIDFIANSLELPFLSAYLDSVGSNFTHGANFATAGSTIRPQNTTIRQSGFSPVSLDVQYNEFYDFQPRSQTTRSRGHNLTCGVFEQLMPKAEDFSRALYAFDIGQNDLTSGLFLNMSITQVKAYVPDVLNQFNSIVKYVYNQGGRYFWIHNTGPIGCLPYVLDRLPIPAAQVDKAGCATPYNKLARFFNRGLKQAVVQLRKELPLAAITYVDVYSAKYSLISQPQKHGFKQPIRACCGHGGKYNFNKHIGCGGKIRVHGKDVLVGKACQDPSLWVNWDGVHFTEAANKRVFDQIVDGSLSDPPTPLKFACHGKQQQTH from the exons ATGAAATCACAGTTCTCAAAACTACTAGTTGCAACTGCTATGTTAATGTTTCTATCAGTGAGCTTGGCAGCCTCATCGTCTCCATGCAAATTTCCAGCCATATTCAACTTCGGCGACTCAAACTCCGACACAGGCGGCTTGTCTGCGCTCTTCGGCCAGGCGCGTTTGCCCCACGGAGAGTCCTACTTCCATAGCCCCGCCGGCCGTTACTGCGATGGCCGTCTTGTCATTGATTTTATAG CCAACAGCCTTGAATTACCGTTTCTGAGCGCATATCTTGATTCTGTGGGAAGCAACTTCACTCACGGAGCTAACTTTGCCACGGCGGGCTCAACCATCAGGCCGCAGAACACAACCATTCGCCAGAGCGGGTTTAGTCCTGTATCCTTGGACGTTCAGTACAATGAGTTTTACGATTTTCAACCAAGATCCCAAACCACTCGTAGTCGAGGTCACAATTTGACAT GTGGAGTTTTTGAACAGCTAATGCCTAAAGCAGAAGATTTCTCTCGTGCTTTATACGCATTTGATATTGGCCAGAATGATTTAACATCCGGTTTGTTCTTGAACATGTCCATTACCCAAGTCAAGGCATATGTTCCTGATGTGCTAAACCAGTTTAACAGCATTGTTAAG TATGTATACAATCAAGGAGGTAGATACTTTTGGATACACAATACAGGTCCCATTGGTTGTCTTCCCTACGTATTGGACCGCTTACCAATCCCAGCCGCGCAGGTTGACAAGGCCGGATGCGCCACGCCTTACAATAAACTTGCTCGGTTTTTCAACCGGGGATTGAAACAAGCTGTGGTTCAGTTAAGAAAAGAACTACCATTGGCTGCAATCACTTATGTTGATGTTTATTCAGCCAAGTACTCCCTCATTAGCCAACCACAAAAGCATG GATTCAAGCAACCGATAAGAGCATGTTGTGGTCATGGTGGGAAGTACAACTTCAACAAGCACATTGGATGTGGAGGAAAGATTAGGGTTCATGGAAAAGATGTGTTAGTGGGAAAGGCATGCCAAGACCCATCACTTTGGGTGAATTGGGATGGTGTGCATTTCACTGAGGCGGCTAACAAGAGAGTCTTCGATCAGATTGTAGATGGTTCACTCTCAGACCCACCAACTCCATTGAAATTTGCTTGCCATGGAAAGCAGCAGCAAACTCATTAG
- the LOC103416553 gene encoding GDSL esterase/lipase At3g26430-like isoform X2: MKSQFSKLLVATAMLMFLSVSLAASSSPCKFPAIFNFGDSNSDTGGLSALFGQARLPHGESYFHSPAGRYCDGRLVIDFIANSLELPFLSAYLDSVGSNFTHGANFATAGSTIRPQNTTIRQSGFSPVSLDVQYNEFYDFQPRSQTTRSRGGVFEQLMPKAEDFSRALYAFDIGQNDLTSGLFLNMSITQVKAYVPDVLNQFNSIVKYVYNQGGRYFWIHNTGPIGCLPYVLDRLPIPAAQVDKAGCATPYNKLARFFNRGLKQAVVQLRKELPLAAITYVDVYSAKYSLISQPQKHGFKQPIRACCGHGGKYNFNKHIGCGGKIRVHGKDVLVGKACQDPSLWVNWDGVHFTEAANKRVFDQIVDGSLSDPPTPLKFACHGKQQQTH, from the exons ATGAAATCACAGTTCTCAAAACTACTAGTTGCAACTGCTATGTTAATGTTTCTATCAGTGAGCTTGGCAGCCTCATCGTCTCCATGCAAATTTCCAGCCATATTCAACTTCGGCGACTCAAACTCCGACACAGGCGGCTTGTCTGCGCTCTTCGGCCAGGCGCGTTTGCCCCACGGAGAGTCCTACTTCCATAGCCCCGCCGGCCGTTACTGCGATGGCCGTCTTGTCATTGATTTTATAG CCAACAGCCTTGAATTACCGTTTCTGAGCGCATATCTTGATTCTGTGGGAAGCAACTTCACTCACGGAGCTAACTTTGCCACGGCGGGCTCAACCATCAGGCCGCAGAACACAACCATTCGCCAGAGCGGGTTTAGTCCTGTATCCTTGGACGTTCAGTACAATGAGTTTTACGATTTTCAACCAAGATCCCAAACCACTCGTAGTCGAG GTGGAGTTTTTGAACAGCTAATGCCTAAAGCAGAAGATTTCTCTCGTGCTTTATACGCATTTGATATTGGCCAGAATGATTTAACATCCGGTTTGTTCTTGAACATGTCCATTACCCAAGTCAAGGCATATGTTCCTGATGTGCTAAACCAGTTTAACAGCATTGTTAAG TATGTATACAATCAAGGAGGTAGATACTTTTGGATACACAATACAGGTCCCATTGGTTGTCTTCCCTACGTATTGGACCGCTTACCAATCCCAGCCGCGCAGGTTGACAAGGCCGGATGCGCCACGCCTTACAATAAACTTGCTCGGTTTTTCAACCGGGGATTGAAACAAGCTGTGGTTCAGTTAAGAAAAGAACTACCATTGGCTGCAATCACTTATGTTGATGTTTATTCAGCCAAGTACTCCCTCATTAGCCAACCACAAAAGCATG GATTCAAGCAACCGATAAGAGCATGTTGTGGTCATGGTGGGAAGTACAACTTCAACAAGCACATTGGATGTGGAGGAAAGATTAGGGTTCATGGAAAAGATGTGTTAGTGGGAAAGGCATGCCAAGACCCATCACTTTGGGTGAATTGGGATGGTGTGCATTTCACTGAGGCGGCTAACAAGAGAGTCTTCGATCAGATTGTAGATGGTTCACTCTCAGACCCACCAACTCCATTGAAATTTGCTTGCCATGGAAAGCAGCAGCAAACTCATTAG